In one window of Cheilinus undulatus linkage group 23, ASM1832078v1, whole genome shotgun sequence DNA:
- the LOC121505486 gene encoding anoctamin-4-like isoform X1: MEESSAEAPDSSTQDDIPPLAVKDVNVLLDRVRSEDTSSPSRDDDSTLLNPGTHSSILDENTKSDSGLPEARSKSSGLCFGDGKSRIDYILVYRKSSSLSEKREVFERNIRAEGLHMEKEASITNSDVIFLKLHAPWDVLCRYAELMNIRMPFRRKIFYMNRRHKFMSRMEKRINKFRGWLPRKPMKFDSDTLPDLEENESFTAPFSRSRIHHFIIHNKDTFFNNATRSRIVHHILQRVKYEEGKNKMGLNRLLSNNSYEAAFPLHEGRYHSKNSIRTHGAENHRHLLYECWAWWGVWYKYQPLDLIRRYFGEKIGLYFAWLGWYTGMLFPAALVGLLVFLYGIFTLEHCQVSKEICQATDIIMCPICDQYCPYLRLSDSCIYAKVTHLFDNGATVFFAVFMAVWATVFLEFWKRRRAVLAYDWDLIDWEEEEEEIRPQFEAKYSKKERMNPISGKPEPYQDFTDKYSRLIVSASGIFFMILVVIAAVFGIVIYRVITVSTFAAFGWALIRNNSQVATTGTAVCINFCVIMLLNVLYEKVALLLTNLEQPRTESEWENSFTLKMFLFQFVNLNSSTFYIAFFLGRFTGRPGAYLRLINRWKLEECHPSGCLIDLCMQMGIIMVLKQTWNNFMELGYPLLQNWWTRRRLRREHGDKAKASFPQWERDYNLQPMNAHGLFDEYLEMILQFGFTTIFVAAFPLAPLLALLNNIIEIRLDAYKFVTQWRRPLPSQAKDIGIWYGILEGIGILSVITNAFVIAVTSDFIPRLVYAYKYGPCAGQGRAGEGCMMGYVNASLSVFRVSDFEKRSQPRTNGSELIGGAVKYCRYRDYREPPDSTEPYSYTLQFWHVLAARLAFIIVFEHMVFAIKTLIAYLIPDLPKDLRDRMRREKYLIQEMMYEAELERLQKEKNERKRKDRAHHKEWP, translated from the exons ATGGAGGAATCCTCGGCTGAAGCTCCAGACTCCAGCACTCAAGACGACATACCTCCTCTTG CTGTGAAGGATGTTAATGTGCTGCTTGATAGAGTGAGGTCAGAGGACACCAGCAGTCCGTCCAGAGACGATGACTCCACTCTGCTCAACCCGGGAACCCACAGCAGCATCCTcgatgaaaacacaaaatctgatTCTGGTCTCCCAGAG GCAAGGAGTAAGTCCAGTGGCCTTTGCTTCGGCGATGGAAAGAGCCGCATCGACTACATCCTGGTTTACAGGAAGTCCAGCTCCCTCTCAGAGAAGAGGGAGGTGTTTGAGAGGAACATCCGTGCAGAGGGCTTACACATGGAAAAGGAG gcCTCTATAACGAACAGTGATGTGATTTTTCTGAAGCTCCATGCTCCATGGGATGTTCTATGTCGCTACGCAGAGCTCATGAACATTCGCATGCCTTTTAg GAGGAAAATTTTTTACATGAACCGACGGCACAAGTTCATGAGCAG GATGGAGAAACGCATCAACAAATTTCGTGGCTGGCTTCCCCGTAAACCCATGAAGTTTGACAGCGACACTCTGCCCGACCTGGAGGAGAACGAGAGCTTTACCGCCCCTTTCAGTCGGTCACGGATACacca TTTCATCATCCACAACAAAGACACGTTCTTCAACAACGCCACCAGGAGCCGCATCGTGCACCACATCCTCCAGAGGGTCAAATACGAGgagggtaaaaataaaatgg GGCTAAATCGTCTTTTGAGCAATAATTCATATGAAGCAGCTTTTCCTCTTCATGAG GGAAGGTACCACAGCAAAAACTCCATCAGAACACACGGAGCAGAGAACCATCGACACCTGCTGTATGAGTGCTGGGCCTGGTGGGGCGTTTGGTACAAATATCAACCTCTGGACCTCATCAG GAGGTATTTTGGAGAGAAGATCGGTCTGTACTTCGCCTGGCTTGGCTGGTACACAGGAATGCTGTTTCCTGCGGCTCTGGTTGGCCTCTTGGTATTCCTGTACGGTATCTTCACTCTGGAACACTGCCAGGTCAG taaaGAAATCTGCCAGGCCACTGACATCATCATGTGTCCTATCTGCGACCAGTACTGCCCCTATCTGAGGCTGTCAGACAGCTGCATCTACGCCAAG GTCACACATCTCTTCGACAACGGGGCGACTGTTTTCTTCGCTGTATTTATGGCTGTTTGGG CAACCGTCTTCTTGGAGTTCTGGAAGAGACGCAGAGCTGTCCTGGCGTACGACTGGGACCTCATTGActgggaggaagaggag GAGGAAATTCGCCCCCAGTTTGAGGCCAAATACTCCAAAAAGGAGCGGATGAACCCCATCTCTGGGAAGCCTGAGCCTTACCAAGACTTTACTGACAAATACAGCCGCCTCATCGTCTCGGCATCAGGGATCTTCTTCATG ATCCTGGTGGTGATTGCTGCTGTGTTTGGCATCGTCATTTATCGTGTGATCACCGTCAGCACCTTTGCGGCCTTCGGCTGGGCTCTGATCAGGAACAACTCTCAGGTGGCGACCACGGGAACAGCAGTGTGCATCAACTTCTGCGTCATCATGCTCCTCAATGTG CTTTATGAAAAAGTTGCTCTACTTCTCACTAATTTAG AACAACCCAGAACAGAGTCAGAGTGGGAGAACAGCTTTACACTCAAGATGTTCCTGTTCCAGTTTGTCAACCTCAACAGTTCAACTTTCTACATTGCCTTTTTTCTGGGAAG ATTTACAGGCCGGCCTGGTGCATATCTACGCCTCATCAATCGCTGGAAACTGGAAGAA TGTCACCCCAGCGGTTGTCTCATTGACCTCTGTATGCAGATGGGGATCATTATGGTGCTAAAACAGACCTGGAACAACTTCATGGAGCTGGGCTACCC atTGTTGCAGAACTGGTGGACCCGGCGGCGGCTGAGGAGGGAGCACGGAGACAAAGCAAAGGCCAGCTTCCCTCAATGGGAGAGAGACTACAACCTGCAGCCAATGAATGCCCACGGACTCTTTGATGAATACTTAGAAATGA TTTTACAGTTTGGCTTCACCACCATCTTCGTGGCAGCTTTTCCCCTGGCTCCTCTCTTAGCGCTGCTCAACAACATCATCGAGATCCGACTGGATGCCTACAAGTTCGTCACACAGTGGAGACGACCTCTGCCTTCACAAGCCAAAGACATCG GGATCTGGTACGGTATCCTGGAGGGCATTGGAATCTTGTCCGTCATCACCAACGCCTTCGTCATCGCTGTTACCTCAGACTTCATCCCTCGCCTTGTTTATGCCTACAAGTATGGGCCGTGTGCTGGTCAGGGCCGAGCAGGAGAGGG GTGTATGATGGGTTATGTTAATGCAAGTCTCTCTGTGTTTCGAGTGTCTGACTTTGAGAAGCGATCTCAGCCGAGGACTAATGGCTCAGAGCTGATTGGAGGAGCTGTCAAATACTGCAG GTATCGTGACTACAGAGAGCCTCCAGACTCTACTGAGCCGTATTCATACACGCTGCAGTTCTGGCATGTTCTGGCAGCTCGGCTGGCATTCATCATCGTCTTTGAG